A single region of the Pseudomonas mandelii genome encodes:
- a CDS encoding cupin domain-containing protein has protein sequence MPPASSAPTQDSATAEPHFLGTRIRGLRKRRGMTLAELAQMSELTAGYISQLERNLAYPSIPALFNIARSLGVTIQWFFASEGNTAPEDNGVVVRKNTRMSVHYEDGIVDQLLTPQPNRQLEMLHSRFPPGTYSQQSYSHEGEEAGYLLSGSFELWVGERYFQLNEGDSFSFSSQEPHRYGNPGEVDAVVIWVITPPSF, from the coding sequence ATGCCGCCTGCCAGCAGCGCGCCCACACAGGACAGCGCCACGGCAGAACCGCATTTTCTCGGCACACGGATTCGTGGGTTGCGTAAACGTCGGGGCATGACCCTGGCGGAACTGGCGCAGATGAGCGAGCTGACGGCGGGGTATATCAGCCAGCTGGAACGGAATCTGGCTTATCCGTCGATTCCTGCGCTGTTCAATATCGCGCGTAGTTTGGGTGTGACCATCCAATGGTTCTTTGCCAGCGAGGGCAATACAGCGCCTGAAGACAACGGCGTTGTGGTGCGCAAGAACACTCGGATGAGCGTGCATTATGAGGACGGGATTGTGGACCAGCTGCTGACGCCGCAGCCGAATCGGCAGTTGGAAATGCTGCACTCACGGTTTCCGCCCGGGACTTACAGTCAGCAGAGTTACAGCCATGAAGGGGAAGAGGCTGGGTATTTGCTGTCGGGGAGTTTTGAGCTGTGGGTGGGGGAGCGTTATTTCCAGCTGAATGAAGGGGACAGTTTCAGCTTTTCGAGCCAGGAGCCGCATCGGTATGGCAATCCTGGTGAGGTGGACGCCGTGGTGATCTGGGTGATTACGCCGCCTTCGTTTTGA